From Methanobacterium formicicum, one genomic window encodes:
- a CDS encoding DUF4013 domain-containing protein encodes MNIKEIIINSIKYPFLDWKKILILGFIVVIYTIPHDMVPINLQNGFTYPFLIIALLINCFISGYFFKIIQYSLKDTRELPKFRKWVKLFKNGFKVTCVSLIYSIPATLPLIILNLPLINYYLYLPDFIIVIIGAIAQIYLQGYATWLLQGYATTFFVYMLYCLIIFPISLIAITNMANNDGKWSYAFKLKAIFDKIKNIGWIKFYSWYFLASVITLLVLLIGIFLMFIFSILIHNYLSIKLIDSLIITPYIYMFFSRSLALIYNSEKNGLER; translated from the coding sequence ATGAATATCAAAGAAATTATAATAAACTCTATTAAATATCCTTTTTTAGATTGGAAGAAAATTCTTATTTTGGGCTTTATAGTTGTAATTTATACAATTCCGCATGATATGGTTCCAATTAATTTACAGAATGGTTTCACTTATCCATTTTTAATTATTGCTTTATTGATCAACTGTTTTATTAGTGGATATTTTTTCAAAATTATTCAATATTCCTTAAAAGATACCAGGGAACTACCTAAATTTAGGAAGTGGGTTAAACTATTCAAAAATGGATTTAAAGTAACTTGTGTAAGCTTAATATATTCAATACCGGCAACTTTACCTTTAATAATATTAAACCTACCTTTAATCAATTATTATTTATACTTACCCGACTTTATTATCGTTATAATTGGTGCAATAGCACAAATATATTTACAGGGGTATGCCACATGGTTATTACAAGGGTATGCCACAACTTTTTTTGTTTATATGTTATATTGCTTAATAATCTTCCCGATATCTTTAATAGCAATTACCAATATGGCTAACAATGATGGCAAATGGAGTTACGCCTTTAAATTGAAAGCAATATTTGATAAAATAAAAAATATAGGATGGATTAAATTTTATTCCTGGTACTTTTTAGCAAGTGTAATTACTTTATTAGTATTATTAATAGGAATATTTCTTATGTTTATATTTTCAATCTTAATTCACAATTATCTATCCATAAAATTAATTGATTCATTAATTATTACCCCTTACATCTACATGTTCTTCTCTAGATCATTAGCTCTAATTTACAATTCAGAAAAAAATGGTCTTGAAAGATAA
- a CDS encoding tautomerase family protein, translating to MFPLVKIEIRKGFSSEYKKAILDGVHQALVDALGIPDSDRFQRIYELDMEDFECPPDRTDAVTMIQITMFPGRSFNAKKKLYQAIVKNLGENPGIDGYDILIILLEPPMDNWGIRGGKPASEVDLGFKIDV from the coding sequence ATGTTTCCACTAGTAAAAATAGAAATTCGTAAAGGATTTTCCTCAGAATATAAAAAGGCGATTCTGGATGGTGTACACCAGGCACTGGTGGATGCCCTGGGAATTCCAGACAGTGACCGTTTCCAACGGATATATGAACTGGATATGGAGGACTTTGAATGTCCACCGGATCGCACCGATGCCGTGACCATGATCCAGATTACAATGTTCCCGGGACGTTCATTTAATGCTAAAAAGAAGCTTTATCAGGCGATTGTGAAGAATTTAGGTGAAAATCCAGGTATTGATGGGTACGATATTTTGATTATCCTACTGGAACCCCCCATGGATAATTGGGGTATCCGCGGGGGAAAACCAGCCAGTGAAGTGGATTTGGGATTTAAAATAGATGTTTAA
- a CDS encoding acetate uptake transporter → MEDEKKSVLIEDLTANPAPLGLLGFGLTTVLLNIHNAGFIPLNSMILAMGIAYGGIAQIMACAMEYKKGNTFGTVAFGSYGLFWWSFVLLLVLPKMGLATAPDKLSLAAYLFMWGLFTLVMFIGTLKLSRGLQVVFLSLAILFFLLALGDITGNATITLIAGYEGIFTGFSAVYVGLAQVLNETYGKDVLPT, encoded by the coding sequence ATGGAAGATGAGAAAAAATCTGTCTTAATAGAAGATCTAACTGCAAATCCAGCACCACTGGGACTGTTGGGGTTTGGTTTGACCACCGTGTTACTGAACATACATAACGCTGGGTTTATCCCCCTCAACAGTATGATCCTAGCTATGGGAATAGCTTACGGGGGAATTGCCCAGATAATGGCCTGTGCCATGGAATACAAAAAGGGAAACACCTTCGGAACTGTGGCTTTCGGATCCTACGGCCTCTTCTGGTGGAGTTTCGTCCTTCTCCTGGTACTCCCCAAGATGGGACTGGCTACTGCACCGGATAAACTATCCTTGGCGGCCTACCTCTTCATGTGGGGACTGTTCACTCTGGTGATGTTCATTGGCACCCTCAAGTTAAGCCGTGGATTGCAAGTGGTCTTCCTTTCACTGGCCATATTGTTCTTCCTACTGGCACTGGGAGATATAACTGGAAACGCCACCATAACCTTAATAGCCGGTTATGAGGGCATATTCACTGGTTTTAGTGCCGTGTATGTGGGACTGGCCCAGGTTCTCAATGAAACCTATGGAAAGGATGTGTTGCCCACCTAA
- the acs gene encoding acetate--CoA ligase has product MVRDTAVLLDERRVFEPKEEILNRAHVKNWEKEIEKGKDLEKYWAEKAEQFEWFQKWDQVLDESNKPFYQWFVGGKINLAYNAVDRWIETEKRNQVAILYINERGEEKKITFYELYVQVNKLANALKNLGVKKGDTVSMYLPMCPELLISILACNKIGAVHSVVYSGLSVGAFVERMNDAKAKVLFTADGTYRRGKIIDLKAIADEAILQCPTIETIVVVNHTGKPIQISELSGREIFYERLVDGEPAYCEPEWMDSEDPLFILYTSGSTGKPKGVLHTTAGYMVGVATTLRDIFDIHENDLWWCTGDIGWITGHSYVIYGPLLLGTTTVVYEGAPDYPDPGVWWKIVEKYGVTKFYTAPTAIRHLMRFGTRYTNLYNLESLRILGTVGEPINPEAWMWYYKNVGKENCPIMDTWWQTETGMHLISPIPAASLKPGSATLPFPGIDADVVDEEGNSVPVGKGGYLVIKKPWPSMFRTLYKDEERFKDVYWNAFPGYIYKAGDMARKDEEGYFWIQGRSDDVLKIAGHRIGSAEVESAFVGHPAVAEAAVIGKSDPIKGEVIKAFIILREGYELKTQLIEDLKKHVRYELGPVAVLGEIVQVDKLPKTRSGKIMRRILRAQEKGEDLGDTSTLEE; this is encoded by the coding sequence ATGGTACGGGATACAGCAGTCCTTCTGGATGAAAGAAGGGTTTTCGAACCAAAAGAAGAGATTCTAAATAGAGCCCACGTGAAAAATTGGGAAAAAGAAATTGAAAAAGGTAAAGACCTGGAAAAATACTGGGCAGAAAAGGCAGAACAATTCGAATGGTTCCAGAAATGGGACCAGGTCCTGGATGAAAGTAATAAACCATTCTACCAGTGGTTTGTAGGAGGTAAAATTAACCTAGCCTACAATGCCGTGGACAGATGGATCGAAACCGAAAAACGCAACCAGGTGGCAATCCTATACATCAACGAACGTGGAGAAGAGAAAAAAATCACCTTCTACGAGTTATATGTACAGGTGAATAAACTGGCCAATGCCCTCAAAAATTTGGGGGTGAAAAAAGGAGACACAGTTTCCATGTACCTCCCCATGTGCCCCGAGTTATTAATATCCATACTGGCCTGTAACAAGATCGGAGCAGTTCACAGCGTGGTATACTCCGGGCTCAGTGTCGGTGCATTTGTGGAGCGCATGAACGATGCCAAGGCCAAAGTACTGTTCACTGCCGATGGAACCTACCGAAGGGGTAAAATCATCGACCTTAAAGCCATAGCTGATGAAGCAATACTGCAATGCCCCACCATTGAAACCATAGTGGTGGTCAACCACACCGGAAAACCCATCCAGATATCAGAACTATCTGGAAGGGAAATCTTCTACGAACGACTGGTAGATGGTGAACCCGCCTACTGTGAACCAGAATGGATGGATTCCGAAGACCCCCTCTTTATATTATACACATCCGGAAGTACCGGGAAACCCAAAGGAGTACTACACACCACCGCCGGATACATGGTAGGAGTGGCCACCACCCTCCGCGACATATTCGATATACACGAAAACGACCTCTGGTGGTGCACTGGGGACATCGGATGGATCACCGGACACAGCTATGTTATCTACGGACCCCTGCTTCTGGGTACCACCACGGTGGTCTACGAGGGAGCACCAGACTACCCTGACCCGGGGGTGTGGTGGAAGATTGTGGAAAAATACGGGGTGACCAAATTCTACACAGCTCCCACAGCCATCAGACACCTTATGAGATTCGGAACCAGATACACCAATCTTTACAACCTGGAATCCCTCCGCATCCTGGGAACAGTGGGAGAACCCATAAACCCCGAGGCCTGGATGTGGTACTACAAAAATGTGGGTAAAGAAAACTGTCCCATAATGGATACCTGGTGGCAAACTGAAACTGGAATGCACCTCATATCACCAATACCTGCAGCCTCCCTGAAACCAGGATCAGCAACCCTTCCCTTCCCGGGAATAGATGCCGATGTGGTGGACGAAGAGGGAAACTCTGTACCAGTAGGCAAAGGAGGATATCTGGTCATTAAAAAACCATGGCCATCCATGTTCCGCACCCTGTACAAGGATGAAGAAAGATTCAAAGATGTTTACTGGAACGCTTTCCCTGGATACATCTACAAGGCCGGTGATATGGCCCGTAAAGATGAGGAAGGATACTTCTGGATACAGGGACGCAGTGATGATGTTTTAAAAATTGCTGGGCACCGTATAGGTTCTGCTGAAGTGGAATCAGCCTTTGTAGGACACCCGGCAGTAGCCGAAGCTGCGGTCATTGGTAAATCCGACCCCATTAAGGGGGAAGTAATCAAGGCCTTCATCATCCTCCGCGAAGGATACGAACTCAAAACCCAGCTCATAGAAGACCTTAAAAAGCACGTCCGCTACGAACTGGGACCAGTAGCTGTACTGGGAGAGATAGTACAGGTGGACAAACTACCCAAAACCCGGAGCGGTAAGATAATGCGCCGTATCCTACGGGCCCAGGAAAAGGGTGAAGATCTGGGAGACACTTCCACCCTGGAAGAATAA
- the feoB gene encoding ferrous iron transport protein B yields MVKLPECIEKSEYEKNISSETQEVKIEPADITIALAGNANVGKSVIFNNLTGSEQVVGNWPGKTVDLAEGTFHYNGQKLHIIDLPGIYSFSTFSMEEIVSREYIAHEKPEVVINVLDGSVLERNLFFTLQLMEMGVPLVVCVNQMDIARQKGFHIDTEKLEKALGVPVVPTVAIHGEGLQKLVEKAIDVAQTRKVVEVPVEYGGEVERVVKQLEEFLDNEGLDLGYSNRWVAIKLLENDPEINKQVESISERAIQYSTYLALELEKIHDEPSFSIIASERYALASRIAAGAQKQDKYKPTLSEKLDKILIHPLFGYFTSALVILGLLIWTFVLGNFLSEIITEAMSFFQPVDAALSGPVIAVLWNGAFGGFVAGVTLIVPFVIPFYILLSYIENSGLLTRVAFMMDSFMQKIGLHGKALIPLILGYGCSVPAIDSTKILETRRERLLAAFAITFAPCSARTIIILSLVAIFVSIWWALALYVLDIIIIFIMGKLALKAMPGEATGLIMEMHALRLPSTSTILKQTWNRTKSLIYLVFPVFIAGSALIQVLYVLGILGPISNFMAPLTVGWLLLPSFAGILLIVGVVRKEFVLLTLVSFVGTDLSLALTPVQFIVLALIGMLYIPCLSTISILIREFGLKAASVISAANLITAFIVGGIAAHLLSFIL; encoded by the coding sequence ATGGTTAAACTTCCGGAATGCATTGAAAAATCAGAATACGAAAAAAACATTTCATCGGAAACCCAAGAAGTAAAAATTGAACCAGCGGATATTACCATAGCCCTGGCCGGAAATGCCAATGTGGGTAAAAGTGTTATTTTTAACAATTTAACTGGTTCAGAGCAGGTAGTAGGGAACTGGCCAGGGAAAACAGTGGACCTTGCTGAGGGAACTTTTCATTATAATGGCCAAAAATTACATATAATCGATTTACCGGGTATATACTCTTTTTCCACATTTTCCATGGAAGAAATCGTTTCCAGGGAATACATTGCCCACGAAAAACCAGAGGTGGTTATCAATGTCCTGGATGGTTCAGTACTGGAGAGAAACCTTTTTTTCACCCTGCAGCTAATGGAAATGGGAGTTCCTCTGGTGGTTTGTGTTAACCAGATGGACATTGCCCGCCAGAAGGGATTTCACATTGACACCGAAAAATTGGAAAAAGCCCTGGGTGTCCCGGTGGTCCCCACGGTAGCCATACATGGTGAGGGATTACAAAAACTGGTAGAAAAGGCCATTGACGTGGCCCAAACCAGGAAAGTAGTAGAAGTCCCGGTTGAATATGGCGGTGAAGTGGAAAGGGTAGTTAAACAACTGGAAGAATTCCTGGATAACGAGGGCCTTGACCTGGGATATTCCAATAGATGGGTAGCCATTAAACTTTTAGAAAATGACCCTGAAATTAATAAACAGGTGGAATCCATATCAGAACGTGCAATCCAATACTCCACCTATCTCGCCCTTGAACTGGAGAAAATCCATGATGAACCTTCCTTTTCCATAATTGCCTCAGAACGTTATGCCCTGGCCAGCAGGATCGCGGCCGGAGCTCAAAAACAGGATAAATATAAACCTACACTATCTGAAAAACTGGATAAAATTCTTATACATCCCTTATTTGGATATTTCACCTCGGCACTGGTGATACTTGGTCTTTTAATCTGGACCTTTGTTCTGGGAAACTTCCTATCCGAGATCATCACCGAAGCAATGAGTTTCTTCCAACCAGTGGATGCTGCCCTATCTGGTCCAGTAATTGCTGTACTATGGAACGGGGCCTTTGGAGGATTCGTAGCAGGGGTCACGTTGATCGTGCCCTTTGTCATCCCCTTCTACATTCTGCTTTCGTATATCGAGAATTCTGGTCTCCTAACCAGGGTGGCCTTTATGATGGACAGTTTTATGCAGAAAATTGGTCTGCATGGTAAGGCACTGATACCCCTGATACTGGGATACGGTTGTAGTGTCCCGGCCATTGACAGTACCAAAATCCTGGAGACCCGGAGGGAAAGATTACTGGCCGCATTTGCCATAACATTTGCCCCCTGCTCGGCCAGAACCATAATCATACTGAGCCTAGTGGCCATCTTTGTCAGCATATGGTGGGCTCTGGCCCTTTATGTTCTGGATATAATCATAATATTTATAATGGGAAAACTGGCTCTCAAGGCCATGCCGGGTGAGGCCACGGGTTTGATCATGGAGATGCATGCCCTGAGGCTGCCATCCACATCCACCATTCTTAAACAAACCTGGAACCGTACAAAATCCCTGATCTATCTGGTGTTCCCAGTTTTCATTGCCGGAAGTGCGTTAATTCAAGTATTATACGTGCTGGGCATACTGGGACCTATAAGTAATTTCATGGCACCATTAACAGTGGGATGGCTTTTACTACCTTCCTTTGCAGGAATACTCTTGATTGTGGGTGTAGTCCGTAAAGAATTTGTTCTCTTAACTCTGGTGTCATTTGTAGGGACAGATCTATCCCTGGCACTAACTCCAGTCCAGTTTATTGTCCTGGCATTAATAGGAATGTTGTACATACCTTGTCTTTCCACCATTAGCATATTAATCCGGGAATTTGGATTGAAAGCAGCCAGTGTTATCTCTGCCGCCAATTTAATAACCGCCTTTATAGTAGGAGGAATAGCAGCCCATTTGCTGTCGTTCATCCTTTGA
- a CDS encoding DtxR family transcriptional regulator, protein MSSGNTLSENAEEYMEVLYKLSLKERPVKTTKISTMLNVSPASVTQMIKKLQKEGYVDYSPYKGVTLTEEGYKIASKITRKHRLLERFLHDVLKIKKDKVHDQACEMEHVLSDDAERALCQLLENPDECPDDEELIPVCDFQFETCEECRKRRQEEVNEVGKRDKNLVSITDMKKNEKGKVSFIRGDYKVIRRLMDMGITMGAHIAVLEVAPFKGPIQLLVRGSNLALGRDIAKNVFVEIIREDTVPSKGALSYG, encoded by the coding sequence ATGTCTTCTGGAAATACTTTAAGTGAAAATGCCGAGGAATACATGGAAGTTCTCTATAAACTATCTTTAAAGGAACGACCAGTTAAAACTACCAAAATATCTACCATGCTAAATGTATCACCGGCCAGTGTAACCCAGATGATAAAAAAATTACAAAAAGAGGGTTACGTTGATTATTCCCCCTATAAGGGTGTCACCCTTACTGAGGAAGGATATAAAATTGCTTCCAAGATCACCAGAAAGCACCGACTTCTGGAGAGATTCCTCCACGATGTGCTTAAAATAAAAAAGGATAAAGTCCATGACCAGGCCTGTGAAATGGAACACGTGCTTTCCGATGATGCGGAACGAGCATTATGCCAGCTCCTGGAAAACCCAGATGAATGCCCGGATGATGAAGAATTGATACCTGTGTGTGACTTCCAGTTTGAAACCTGTGAAGAATGCCGTAAACGGCGGCAAGAAGAAGTTAACGAGGTTGGAAAACGTGATAAGAACCTGGTCTCCATTACAGACATGAAAAAGAATGAAAAAGGTAAAGTCTCTTTTATCCGGGGAGATTACAAAGTCATACGCCGACTGATGGACATGGGAATAACCATGGGCGCCCATATAGCCGTCCTGGAAGTTGCTCCATTTAAGGGACCAATTCAATTATTAGTACGAGGATCTAACCTTGCACTGGGAAGGGATATCGCTAAAAACGTTTTTGTAGAGATAATCAGAGAAGACACAGTCCCATCTAAAGGAGCCCTATCATATGGTTAA
- the thsA gene encoding thermosome subunit alpha has protein sequence MPEGSSRVLGRDAQRMNIMAGKVLAETVRTTLGPRGMDKMLVDGLGDIVVTNDGVTILKEMDIEHPAAKMLVEVAKTQEDEVGDGTTTAVIIAGELLKKAEDLLDQEIHPTTLVMGYRKAAAKSQELLNQIAIDASDRETLCMVAMTAMTGKGTEKARGPLAELVVDAVLQVEEDGEVDTDHINIQRIQGATVHDSQIVNGVVIDKSRATNAMPKNLENAKIALLKYPIEVKDLETDAKIKLTDPAQMQAFLDQEEQMVKDMVDKVVESGANVIFCQKGIDDLAQHLLAREGIMALKRVRKSDMERMAKATGARLVTNINELSPEDLGHAGHVYEKKIFDEILTFVEECDDPKAVSVILRGSTRHVAEEVERAVEDAIGVVSATVEDGQVVAGGGAPEVAIAKGLRDYADTISGREQLAIAAFAEALEIVPKTLAENAGIDQIDALVDMRAAQEQSFYMGLDVFQRDVVDMKEAHVIEPKRVKKQAIQSAAEAAEMILRIDDMIASSGSGEPDMGDMGGMPGGMPPMM, from the coding sequence ATGCCTGAAGGCTCTTCCCGAGTATTAGGAAGGGACGCTCAGAGAATGAACATTATGGCCGGAAAAGTACTGGCTGAAACCGTTAGAACAACTCTAGGCCCACGAGGAATGGATAAAATGCTCGTGGATGGTTTAGGTGACATTGTGGTCACCAATGACGGTGTAACTATCCTCAAAGAAATGGACATCGAGCATCCTGCCGCTAAAATGCTAGTGGAAGTTGCCAAAACCCAGGAAGACGAAGTGGGAGACGGAACAACCACTGCGGTTATCATTGCTGGAGAACTACTCAAAAAGGCAGAAGACCTCCTGGACCAGGAGATACACCCCACCACCCTGGTGATGGGATACCGCAAAGCTGCAGCAAAATCACAGGAACTCTTAAACCAGATAGCTATTGATGCCAGTGACCGTGAAACCCTCTGCATGGTAGCCATGACGGCCATGACTGGTAAAGGAACTGAAAAAGCACGAGGACCACTGGCTGAACTGGTAGTGGATGCCGTACTCCAGGTGGAAGAAGACGGTGAAGTGGACACCGACCACATTAACATCCAGAGAATACAGGGAGCAACAGTCCACGATTCCCAGATCGTCAACGGGGTGGTTATCGACAAAAGCAGGGCAACCAATGCCATGCCTAAAAACCTAGAAAATGCTAAAATAGCACTTTTAAAATACCCAATAGAAGTCAAAGACCTGGAAACTGACGCCAAAATCAAACTCACTGACCCCGCCCAGATGCAGGCCTTCTTAGACCAGGAAGAACAGATGGTAAAGGATATGGTGGACAAGGTCGTGGAAAGCGGTGCCAATGTCATATTCTGTCAGAAAGGAATAGACGACCTGGCACAGCACTTGCTCGCCAGAGAAGGAATTATGGCCCTCAAACGGGTAAGGAAATCCGATATGGAACGTATGGCCAAGGCCACTGGAGCACGTCTGGTAACCAACATTAACGAGCTCTCTCCAGAAGACCTGGGACACGCCGGTCACGTCTACGAGAAGAAGATCTTCGATGAAATACTCACCTTTGTGGAAGAATGTGATGATCCTAAGGCGGTATCCGTCATCCTCCGAGGAAGTACCCGACACGTAGCTGAAGAAGTTGAAAGAGCAGTAGAAGACGCTATTGGAGTAGTTTCTGCAACCGTGGAAGATGGTCAGGTAGTAGCTGGTGGTGGAGCCCCAGAAGTGGCAATTGCCAAAGGACTCCGGGACTACGCCGACACCATCAGTGGCCGTGAACAGTTAGCAATTGCTGCTTTTGCTGAAGCCCTGGAAATCGTCCCTAAAACCCTGGCTGAAAATGCTGGAATTGACCAGATCGACGCCCTGGTGGACATGCGAGCCGCCCAGGAACAGAGTTTCTACATGGGACTGGATGTATTCCAACGTGATGTGGTAGACATGAAAGAAGCCCACGTCATTGAACCTAAACGGGTTAAAAAACAGGCCATCCAGTCAGCTGCCGAAGCAGCAGAAATGATCCTGCGGATCGACGACATGATCGCCTCATCTGGCTCTGGTGAACCAGACATGGGTGATATGGGTGGAATGCCTGGTGGAATGCCACCAATGATGTAA
- a CDS encoding heavy metal translocating P-type ATPase, with translation MPNIDIKNNISFNKFKTDSEYRSIVLTIISAVFLLISWSGILKNVIPFDVALVSVVISGTPILLEAVKGLITSFDLKANVLVSIALIASLLIGEYFAAAEIAVIMTIGEILEDRTVRKARESVKKLLELTPPMARIKTPDGEREIPVEDLAMGDILLVKPGESIPVDGIIIKGHTSIDQSILTGESMPVDKKIGDEVFIGTLNQLGVIEVEATKVGEDTSLAKLIRLVRDSEDKKAPVVRLTDRVATVIVPLAVAASLITYFLTQDIIRLVTILVVFCPCALVLATPTAIMAGIGNASRKGILIKSGEALETVGKVDVIAFDKTGTITYGKPEVAEVMSLSDEYTPEEILSISAMAEKFSEHPIGQAVLHKAENELLSVDDPQKFRVELGQGVEADIDNQQVLVGNRKLMDNNLVLITPEMIDIMKFQENRGKTVLLVAIEQSIIGIITVADRIKGESREIVEELKEIGIKEVFLLTGDNQVTASSIARDIGVDRVYSQQLPEDKVRVIEEQLQQNRKVGMIGDGINDAPALARSNVGVAMGALGSDVAIETADVALMSDDISKIPELIHLSRKVRGTINVNIVVPILINFTAIVLAAFGIIGPVAGALIHNLGSVLVVGNSSRLINYRRNKTSKKSKIIVKNAESVSPP, from the coding sequence ATGCCAAATATAGATATTAAAAATAATATTAGCTTTAATAAATTTAAAACGGATAGTGAATATCGTTCCATAGTTTTAACAATTATTTCCGCAGTTTTTTTATTAATCAGCTGGTCCGGTATCTTAAAAAATGTAATACCATTTGACGTGGCCCTGGTGAGCGTGGTAATCAGTGGAACTCCCATTCTTTTGGAGGCAGTTAAGGGACTTATCACCTCTTTTGATCTCAAAGCAAATGTACTGGTGAGTATAGCATTGATTGCCTCTCTGTTAATTGGGGAATATTTTGCAGCTGCAGAAATTGCCGTTATCATGACGATTGGTGAGATACTGGAGGACCGAACAGTTCGAAAAGCCCGGGAAAGTGTAAAAAAACTTTTAGAGCTAACACCCCCTATGGCCCGCATTAAGACACCCGACGGAGAGAGGGAAATACCAGTGGAGGATCTGGCCATGGGTGACATTCTTCTGGTAAAACCAGGAGAATCCATCCCAGTTGATGGAATTATTATAAAGGGACATACCTCCATTGACCAGTCCATACTGACTGGGGAATCCATGCCGGTTGATAAAAAAATAGGGGATGAAGTATTTATAGGCACTCTGAATCAGTTGGGCGTCATTGAAGTAGAGGCTACTAAAGTGGGGGAAGATACATCCCTGGCCAAACTCATACGCCTGGTACGTGATTCTGAAGATAAAAAAGCACCGGTGGTTAGATTAACTGACCGGGTGGCCACTGTAATTGTCCCCCTGGCAGTTGCCGCCTCCCTGATAACCTACTTCTTAACCCAGGACATCATACGCTTGGTAACTATATTAGTGGTGTTTTGTCCCTGTGCACTGGTACTGGCCACTCCCACGGCAATTATGGCCGGTATTGGTAATGCATCACGTAAGGGAATCCTGATTAAAAGTGGGGAAGCACTGGAAACTGTGGGTAAGGTGGATGTTATTGCCTTCGATAAAACCGGTACCATAACCTACGGTAAACCCGAAGTAGCTGAAGTTATGTCATTAAGTGATGAGTACACTCCTGAAGAGATTTTGAGTATATCTGCAATGGCAGAAAAATTCTCAGAACATCCCATTGGTCAAGCTGTACTCCATAAAGCAGAAAATGAATTATTATCAGTAGATGACCCTCAAAAGTTCAGGGTAGAACTAGGCCAGGGTGTCGAGGCCGATATAGATAATCAGCAGGTTCTGGTTGGAAATAGAAAACTCATGGATAACAACCTAGTCCTTATAACTCCGGAAATGATTGATATAATGAAATTTCAGGAAAATAGGGGTAAAACTGTTCTGCTGGTGGCCATTGAACAATCAATAATTGGAATTATAACTGTAGCAGATAGGATCAAAGGAGAGTCCAGAGAAATAGTAGAGGAACTTAAAGAAATAGGTATTAAGGAGGTTTTCCTGTTAACCGGTGATAACCAGGTTACGGCATCATCTATAGCACGGGATATCGGAGTAGATAGGGTCTATTCCCAGCAACTTCCCGAGGATAAGGTCCGGGTAATTGAAGAACAGCTACAGCAAAACCGGAAGGTGGGTATGATTGGTGATGGGATCAACGATGCTCCGGCCCTGGCCCGGTCCAATGTGGGTGTGGCCATGGGTGCCCTGGGCTCTGATGTGGCTATTGAAACCGCCGATGTAGCCTTGATGTCCGATGATATAAGTAAAATACCAGAACTCATCCATCTCTCCCGTAAAGTCCGGGGCACCATTAACGTGAACATAGTGGTACCCATCCTCATCAATTTCACGGCCATTGTCCTGGCTGCCTTTGGTATCATTGGCCCGGTGGCTGGTGCTCTGATTCACAACCTGGGATCGGTTCTGGTGGTGGGTAATTCTTCCCGGCTCATCAATTATCGCCGCAATAAAACTTCTAAAAAATCAAAAATTATCGTTAAAAATGCGGAATCTGTATCCCCGCCTTGA
- a CDS encoding DUF2188 domain-containing protein codes for MAANLHVMTGRKGGWDVKRDGAVKASGHFDTKEEAIEFAEEEGKRYNVEVFIHSENGKIEKRESFGKNLY; via the coding sequence ATGGCTGCTAATCTCCATGTGATGACTGGTAGAAAGGGGGGTTGGGATGTTAAAAGGGATGGTGCGGTGAAGGCATCAGGACATTTTGACACCAAGGAAGAAGCAATTGAATTCGCCGAGGAAGAAGGTAAACGATACAATGTGGAAGTTTTCATCCACAGTGAAAATGGTAAAATAGAAAAAAGGGAAAGCTTTGGTAAGAACCTCTATTAA
- a CDS encoding RimK/LysX family protein, whose translation MESTDYTQLDYDKLKKQLSFNFAENKAIKDLQIKPDAFIPVLFSLKFGGDWSFKTSELEAMAVKEKITRYNEVEEEGYTLERVTLFVNPILISTEGKVLRLEKCGTKNERELVERPFRVQLDAEDIILAGLNPAAMEIHLERIKGPLTFEGSAAYGVSHEMEHLAGGEHTGKFIWEFKYRVQG comes from the coding sequence GTGGAATCTACAGATTATACTCAGTTGGATTATGATAAACTCAAAAAACAGCTTTCTTTCAACTTCGCGGAGAACAAAGCCATAAAGGACCTCCAGATCAAACCAGATGCCTTCATACCTGTATTATTTTCCCTTAAATTTGGTGGAGACTGGAGCTTTAAAACCAGTGAACTGGAAGCCATGGCGGTGAAAGAGAAAATAACCCGTTACAACGAGGTCGAAGAGGAAGGTTATACTCTGGAACGGGTAACCCTATTTGTAAATCCAATTTTAATCTCCACGGAAGGTAAAGTGTTGCGCCTGGAGAAATGCGGTACTAAAAATGAACGTGAACTGGTAGAAAGGCCTTTCCGGGTTCAACTGGATGCTGAAGATATCATACTGGCGGGACTCAACCCGGCAGCCATGGAAATACATCTAGAAAGAATCAAGGGGCCCCTGACCTTTGAAGGATCTGCGGCCTACGGTGTCTCCCACGAGATGGAACACCTGGCTGGTGGTGAGCACACCGGGAAATTCATATGGGAATTTAAGTATCGAGTGCAGGGTTGA